One genomic segment of Pedobacter endophyticus includes these proteins:
- a CDS encoding bifunctional alpha,alpha-trehalose-phosphate synthase (UDP-forming)/trehalose-phosphatase: MKTVIISNRLPVKIIEENNEYTFIPSEGGLATGLGDVYKTGNSIWVGWPGIEVPEDRQEEVIQKLSELNLYPVFLTQEEINLYYEGFSNEVLWPVFHYLVTYAHYEQSYWDSYKSVNEKFAKSAMQVLNRRDKIWIQDYQLLLLPGILREKLPSATIGFFQHIPFPSYEIFRLIPWREELLNGLIGSDLIGFHTYDDVRHFISTATRLLPVNSSSNVLNSNERQIVIEAFPMGIDFDKFSSLTTTKEVQQEIDYFRSGKEDMKIILSIDRLDYSKGILERLKALELLLQMHPEFIGKLELFMIVVPSRDTVPQYSELRDQIDQFVGNLNARYRSMDWIPVNYFYRSFPIEVLSALYSSADICLVTPMRDGMNLVSKEYVASRNKEDGVLILSEMAGASKELTEALVVNPNNLGDIMEAIVVALKMPLEEQQQRMKAMRAIVEKFNVKHWVNNFILRLNEVKDSQKSLLTKHAVNSINEVIAAKYAKANNRVLFLDYDGTLVDFTGNIDDASPDAELYDLIENLTLDPSNTVVVISGRRNETLEKWFGHLNVDMIAEHGAWQKAYGDKWNCLPLLTDQWKSEIKALLETYTDRTPGSFIEEKSYSLVWHYRKAEEGLGELRANEIVSHMKILAADKGLQLMPGNKVIEFKNIEVNKGKAALNWLYNKNPDFIMALGDDHTDEDIFKALPDDAITVKVGNNLSEAKYYLNDFKEVRKLLWSLVKEEFVTKN; this comes from the coding sequence ATGAAAACAGTAATAATATCGAACAGACTTCCCGTTAAAATTATTGAAGAAAATAACGAATACACCTTTATTCCGAGCGAGGGCGGCTTAGCCACCGGACTTGGCGATGTGTACAAAACAGGCAACTCCATTTGGGTTGGCTGGCCCGGAATTGAAGTTCCTGAAGATCGACAAGAAGAAGTAATCCAAAAACTGAGCGAGCTAAACCTTTACCCCGTTTTTCTAACCCAGGAGGAAATTAACCTCTATTACGAAGGTTTTTCGAACGAGGTTTTGTGGCCCGTATTTCACTATTTGGTTACTTACGCACATTACGAGCAAAGTTATTGGGACTCGTACAAATCGGTAAACGAAAAATTTGCTAAAAGCGCCATGCAGGTGCTAAACAGAAGAGACAAAATATGGATACAAGATTACCAACTACTTTTACTACCAGGTATTTTACGCGAAAAATTACCGAGCGCTACCATCGGCTTTTTTCAGCACATTCCCTTCCCCTCTTACGAAATATTTAGATTGATTCCCTGGAGAGAAGAACTGCTGAACGGCTTGATCGGCTCTGATTTGATCGGCTTCCATACCTACGATGATGTGCGGCATTTCATTAGCACGGCAACCCGGCTACTCCCCGTAAATTCATCATCAAACGTACTTAATAGCAACGAGCGGCAAATTGTGATCGAAGCTTTCCCAATGGGAATCGATTTCGACAAGTTTTCATCATTAACAACCACTAAAGAGGTACAACAAGAAATTGATTACTTTAGAAGTGGAAAAGAAGACATGAAAATCATCCTTTCTATCGACCGCTTAGATTATAGCAAGGGAATTTTGGAGCGCTTAAAAGCGTTAGAACTGCTTTTACAGATGCACCCCGAATTTATAGGTAAACTGGAGCTTTTCATGATCGTTGTGCCATCCCGCGATACCGTTCCGCAGTATAGCGAACTCCGAGATCAGATTGATCAATTTGTTGGAAACCTCAACGCCCGCTACCGATCGATGGACTGGATTCCGGTAAATTACTTTTACCGCTCTTTCCCTATAGAAGTTCTATCCGCACTGTATTCATCAGCCGATATTTGCCTGGTAACACCCATGCGTGATGGCATGAATTTGGTAAGTAAAGAATACGTAGCAAGTAGAAATAAGGAAGATGGCGTACTCATTTTGAGCGAAATGGCCGGTGCTTCTAAAGAACTAACCGAGGCATTAGTTGTAAATCCGAACAATTTAGGCGATATTATGGAGGCCATTGTTGTAGCCCTCAAAATGCCATTAGAAGAACAACAGCAACGCATGAAAGCCATGCGGGCAATTGTAGAAAAATTCAATGTGAAACATTGGGTTAACAATTTTATTTTAAGGCTTAACGAAGTGAAAGATTCTCAAAAATCATTATTAACAAAACACGCTGTAAATTCAATTAACGAAGTTATTGCCGCAAAATATGCTAAAGCCAATAACAGGGTATTATTTTTAGATTACGATGGAACACTTGTAGACTTTACCGGAAATATAGATGATGCCTCTCCAGATGCAGAACTTTACGATTTGATTGAAAACTTAACATTAGACCCTTCAAACACCGTTGTTGTTATTAGCGGCAGGAGAAATGAAACCCTCGAAAAATGGTTTGGCCATTTAAACGTAGATATGATTGCCGAACACGGAGCATGGCAAAAAGCCTACGGCGACAAATGGAACTGCCTGCCCCTGCTTACCGACCAATGGAAAAGCGAAATTAAAGCGCTTTTAGAAACTTACACCGATAGAACTCCAGGTTCTTTTATCGAAGAAAAAAGCTATTCGCTGGTTTGGCATTACCGCAAGGCCGAAGAAGGTTTGGGCGAGTTGCGGGCAAATGAAATTGTAAGCCACATGAAGATTTTAGCCGCCGATAAAGGCCTGCAACTCATGCCAGGCAATAAGGTGATAGAATTTAAAAATATTGAAGTAAACAAGGGCAAAGCCGCATTAAACTGGCTTTACAACAAAAATCCCGACTTTATTATGGCGCTAGGCGATGACCATACCGACGAAGATATTTTTAAGGCTTTGCCGGATGACGCCATAACCGTTAAAGTAGGCAATAACCTTTCAGAAGCAAAGTATTACTTAAACGACTTTAAAGAAGTTAGAAAGTTGCTTTGGAGCCTGGTTAAGGAAGAGTTTGTAACAAAAAATTAA